A stretch of the Neodiprion lecontei isolate iyNeoLeco1 chromosome 4, iyNeoLeco1.1, whole genome shotgun sequence genome encodes the following:
- the LOC107222358 gene encoding basement membrane-specific heparan sulfate proteoglycan core protein isoform X28, which yields MGGSRCFVYIALFLLLVISSVDSQGRRRQNRTRPRACSDGEYKCRNGQCIGKELLCDGTPDCRDRSDELTCRQVCSSEEFRCNDGTCLSLNARCNSIIECSTGEDEEQCGCAATEFRCSDGTCIAYDLHCNGYKDCPDNSDEDCGWADCPSMDFTCGDGSCVPKSSVCNGIDDCPRAEDELHCVRPCTDSEFRCVKDGKCISAAYRCDSTNDCSDRSDEEGCPLKSENGTGIGTGKRPGSGGLDRTTERNFVPEGETETTNIGVRECDPKTEFRCRNGQCILARRECDNLPDCYDGSDEYNCVRKGICSLDQWKCGSSECIPENGRCDGVTQCVDGSDELDCVFDCPAGTFKCDNGVCLDGPKFCDGEPDCPDGSDEKNCPCPAGKWPCANGNCIYQKFRCDGHTDCHDGSDEINCQDTLRPTRPPSPPSCTQDEFQCGSGECVPRTAFCDSVTDCRDASDELNCPTQGCSRGEFQCRNRACVSEGLRCNGYDDCGDNSDEENCAPFEKSCSESEWRCENGPCISINQRCDGWPDCPLDNSDELDCNQTACQPWQWRCENGPCIALSQRCNGRRDCPLDNSDELDCPRPTYPPFPQESLKLVVRPVDQVIKEKPPPEGQEVVIRCRDESPRRAQVRWVRKDGTPLPPGSTVKSGRLTMPNIQVSHGGDYVCEALGVPVNTPGRTATAHVTVEKYEFNSSRPKEACKYYEATCSNGDCIPKSSVCDNRMDCTDGSDELRCSPLGCEPNEFRCASKECVSKLWRCDGDRDCTDGSDEENCTPSPPGSPCKYSEFKCTRVDQCIPKTFHCDMETDCMDGSDELGCSKVTIQSPPPMMVELYVGETFTITCTAVGIPVPEINWRLNWGHIPDKCKTTSVNGVGTLTCPNIAIENQGAYSCEAMNGLRGPNEPGWTFAVPDTILVVKNPDGVCPAGQFNSLARSPEECISCFCFGVATTCSSADLFTYELQAPFDQYNLVAVDATRGTRIQGRITGRVPEVLPVDQNGVHVTDPYPESNDYVDIPYFALPESYHGSQLKSYGGYLRYTVRHAGRGRRPNGLPSVILSGNNYVLLHEDKGVDRVYETDEAVRFFYGDWQLRENDELRLASREEIMMTLANIDNILIKIKYDDGPIDTSIINVIMDTADVGNIDLGAASFVEECRCPAGYTGLSCENCASGFARRNSGPWLGQCYEERLSICPPGTYGDPSRNIPCQTCPCPLTSASNQFARTCHLDSDGQPTCDCAQGYLGRRCEQCAPGYQGNPSTAGDKCVKVSECDPNGSISPYVNPVTGQCDCKSSATGRTCNKCKANTFNLAAKNEFGCTSCFCMGITEKCTSSNFYRSEIRAEFTSSIRDFSLVESPRDGNQPSPIVDGIRLNTIRREIVYNSFPNSGNYEVYYWQLPSDFLGDQLGSYGGNLVYTVRYVPSPGGGRSRNNAADVELISSNDIELRYYSAAQVEPNDSVKFTVPIHEKHWQRIDGTTINRESLLMALADVQAIRIKATYTTHTDEAALSSVSLDTAVGINNGRERAVEVEQCSCPVGYKGLSCEDCDVGYTRADEGLYLGLCEPCECYGHATQCHPETGVCEYCRDHTTGQKCESCEFGYEGDPTRGTPEDCQLRDLPSRNSTKCNPAGSLGTNSYIEQCPCKPNVVGRECDRCRASTFGLSAGNPDGCNECFCSGVSQECHESSLYVIQKPTLILDSNHGFTLTDTGRSQVITEGFDIQTATNEIGYRYPDTRSQRLFWSLPSFITGNQIKSYGGNLNLTQRIATRAGAQIDKDQDIVLIGNSITLFWVNPEEIQSDYSLTYSVPLVESAWKRLTKDGPRSASRVDLMTVLANLEAILVRATHSQEMIATYISDVSLDTAVQHVPTNRRATQVEVCRCPSGYTGSSCETCAHGYYRNEYDRSRSILGSCNLCPCNGNEQSCELDGYDNVKCHCSPQFSGPYCQYDFPDTTTITPPPPNPPRIIVTIRQTGLEIVEAGTTVRYYCSGRSEDSDTIDIQWQKEDGELPPGRSYDDARGLLIIRDVKISDSGVYVCQVSDGINVAVETVSLTVEGNVGSKPTIAIKPSYLTVEEGNPAEFHCDSSGVPQPEVSWIRVRGEMNPSATFENGIWRLPSARKSDEDEYKCIARNSAGTTEQRTILYITERREPPPDRPIIDPIEWVGGPTEPVQLVCTASLDATITWTRAGNLPLPPSATERGGVLTIYNPSPSDSGIYVCTATSFQGVTTTNNARISIQSSTGPPAVTIEPARQTVFQGTVAEVKCVVTGNPAPSVTWTKRGEPLGAHIQIVGSTLRILEPKVSDRGIYVCQATNSGGSSQGSAVIEIEPREAPVIALYPEKRQRVLVGGSAMFACRAEKGIPTPELIWAREDGRPFSSNVEQLSSGVLRFSNVTLDDGGSFTCTASNAVGSTSTIAVLEINSQPVITITPSNRTPLIIGVGQRVRFTCSATGQPPPTVVWNKGPGYPGISRTRSYDAVHEISSVSFEDEGIYTCTASNGEGVAEERIELIVKDNEIVPPSPSPSGPVVEIPSETMRIPVGGRAEIRCQIFNGDRKLYLDWKRSDGGSLPEGSSVRDGTLSIPLVTSRAAGEYVCQGTSTTGSIEFQAKTYLEIITPPRILLEPIRQTVRPGDSPFVNCSAIGDQPITVRWQVSQQGLSNRVSQTDGVLQFHGITFEDAGKYVCTATNHAGSAEAVAEVSVTSEYGPPVTSTQRDVSAFVGNSVRLDCPPFQSRSLVEWSREGSDLPANSYKRDNYLEMPQVRAEDSGRYICRVTDAYGVRSENYVNLRVELYGALCSDTEIQCRSNECIDKHYLCDGLIDCMDGSDERFCNNRQYRHYPPWQRARAPQISLRIRASSELVNIGDTVNLRCESSGGQDVRFRWIRPTYSSLPPNARAVGPVLRLENVVRGDSGVYRCIAETRETSAEQDYNLIIQGGNNDSPAVETTAVPYGAGFSMDCKGDIEPPVAFEWAKLGGILPNESRKQNNHLTLVNVKAEDAGTYICTASNGQTSVEILQILVVTGVVPYFNQAPESYISFRPLQEAMLKFDIEVSFKPEMYDGIILYNAEKSDGGGDFIALSLVGGYPEFRFNLGSRPAVIRARNPVTLGKWHTIKLYRSRKEGRMTIVGDPQSPYSGTAPGRLQTLDLMEPLYVGGVPDYQRVDSEATVSDGFVGCISRLVIGSKEINLITDQLESVGTTTCETCVENSCSNRGVCQEAATEEGYRCLCPAGYSGNLCDIVGQACYPGACGEGTCNDIGDGFTCDCPIGRGGHKCELDVSVDEPAFLDSNAYLAYRTPKALRKIKLAMTFKPSDSGDGILMYCAQNNEGLGDFVALVIKDRHVELRFDLGSGMAVVRSNHIVQPGIWLHVRASRDFKEGKLSVNGEAQVEGRSPGSSKTMNLDTLLYIGGVNSRRVAVNRNVGIDKNFRGCISKFDIAGQNIDILKSVVESSNIRDCMGKYSNHTDFPPYETTPTPTRPPTSPSTTQFDPCVSNPCVHGDCQQTETLDYSCVCEYGYVGRNCENVLKQCELLNPCKNAGTCTDLHGGYKCDCRLGFNGLQCEIPVEIASDVAFRGDGWLELERSVMTHEEEKEVLGFEISTNKSTGLIMWHGQTPADLRPDDYISLAVVDGYVEYQYDLGSGPAKIRVTAQRVDDGERHRIVLKRQGSEGSIELNGEHTESGGSDGLQQLLNARGSVYLGGLPDYAMSYGRYQDGFSGCIYTLEVQDSGAIYIGDVAIRGRNVYPCTSDPDSVPKRGDI from the exons ATATCGGAGTACGAGAATGCGACCCGAAGACCGAATTTCGCTGCAGGAATGGCCAGTGCATCTTAGCTCGTAGGGAGTGCGATAATCTTCCTGACTGCTACGATGGCTCAGATGAATATAACTGCG TGCGCAAAGGGATCTGCTCACTGGACCAATGGAAGTGTGGAAGCTCGGAATGCATACCGGAGAACGGAAGGTGCGACGGTGTTACCCAGTGCGTCGATGGCTCCGATGAGCTGGACTGCG TATTCGACTGTCCGGCGGGAACGTTCAAATGCGACAACGGCGTATGTCTGGATGGGCCTAAGTTTTGCGACGGCGAACCGGATTGTCCCGACGGATCCGACGAGAAGAACTGCC CCTGCCCTGCCGGCAAGTGGCCGTGTGCAAACGGAAACTGCATTTATCAGAAATTCCGATGCGACGGGCACACGGACTGTCACGACGGAAGTGACGAGATTAACTGCC AGGACACTTTGAGACCGACTCGACCACCGAGTCCACCTTCTTGTACGCAAGATGAATTCCAGTGCGGCAGTGGAGAGTGCGTTCCGAGAACCGCCTTCTGTGACAGCGTTACCGACTGCAGGGACGCCAGCGACGAACTTAACTGTCCGACACAGG GTTGCAGCCGGGGCGAATTCCAGTGCAGAAATCGGGCCTGCGTGAGCGAAGGATTGAGATGTAACGGATACGACGACTGTGGCGACAATTCCGACGAGGAAAACTGCG CTCCTTTCGAGAAGAGTTGCTCGGAAAGCGAATGGCGGTGCGAAAATGGTCCCTGCATCTCGATCAACCAGCGGTGCGACGGATGGCCCGACTGTCCGCTGGACAACTCGGACGAGCTTGATTGCAACCAGACGGCCTGTCAGCCTTGGCAGTGGCGGTGCGAAAACGGGCCCTGCATCGCCCTGAGTCAACGGTGCAACGGACGACGCGACTGTCCGCTGGACAACTCGGACGAGTTAGACTGCCCCCGACCCACTTACCCTCCCTTCC CGCAAGAGTCGCTGAAACTCGTGGTACGCCCGGTGGACCAAGTGATCAAAGAAA AACCGCCACCTGAAG GTCAAGAAGTCGTCATTCGATGTCGAGACGAAAGTCCACGTCGAGCCCAGGTCCGCTGGGTCCGCAAGGACGGCACTCCGCTGCCACCTGGAAGCACTGTTAAGTCCGGTCGTTTGACGATGCCCAACATACAGGTCAGCCACGGTGGTGACTACGTCTGCGAAGCGCTCGGAGTACCCGTGAATACACCGGGTCGAACAGCTACCGCCCATGTGACAGTTGAAAAGT ACGAATTCAATTCTTCAAGACCGAAAGAGGCTTGTAAATACTACGAAGCTACCTGTAGCAACGGCGATTGCATTCCGAAATCGTCGGTGTGTGACAACAGGATGGACTGTACGGACGGCAGCGATGAATTGAGATGCA GTCCGCTTGGATGCGAGCCCAACGAGTTTAGGTGTGCGAGCAAGGAATGTGTGAGCAAATTATGGAGATGCGACGGTGACAGAGACTGCACTGATGGCAGTGATGAAGAAAATTGCACGCCTTCACCCCCAGGCTCGCCCTGCAAGTACAGCGAGTTCAAATGCACACGTGTCGATCAGTGCATTCCGAAGACCTTCCACTGCGACATGGAGACAGATTGTATGGACGGAAGTGACGAGCTAGGATGCT CTAAGGTAACCATCCAAAGTCCTCCGCCGATGATGGTGGAACTATACGTAGGCGAAACCTTTACGATAACTTGTACCGCCGTCGGTATTCCGGTGCCAGAAATCAACTGGCGATTGAACTGGGGACACATACCGGACAAGTGCAAGACTACCTCTGTAAACGGTGTCGGGACTCTGACGTGCCCTAACATTGCGATCGAAAACCAAGGCGCTTACTCGTGCGAAGCGATGAACGGTCTGAGGGGACCAAACGAACCAGGATGGACGTTCGCAGTCCCCGATACCATTCTTGTCGTTAAGAATCCGGACGGCGTTTGCCCTGCGGGACAGTTCAACTCCCTCGCTCGCTCCCCTGAAGAATGCATCTCCTGCTTCTGCTTTGGAGTCGCTACCACATGTTCGAGCGCCGACCTCTTCACCTATGAGCTGCAAGCGCCCTTCGACCAGTACAACCTTGTCGCTGTGGACGCTACCAGAGGCACAAGGATCCAAGGTCGAATAACCGGTAGAGTGCCGGAGGTTCTTCCAGTCGATCAAAACGGTGTTCATGTCACTGACCCGTACCCTGAAAGTAATGATTATGTCGATATACCCTACTTTGCACTACCGGAAAGCTACCATGGCAGTCAACTGAAGTCCTACGGTGGATACCTGAGGTACACCGTCCGACATGCTGGCCGAGGAAGAAGACCCAATGGCTTGCCTTCGGTCATACTCAGTGGTAACAATTACGTTCTATTACACGAGGACAAGGGTGTGGATCGAGTCTACGAGACTGACGAAGCGGTGCGATTCTTCTACGGAGACTGGCAACTGAGAGAAAACGATGAGTTGAGATTGGCATCAAGAGAGGAGATCATGATGACACTTGCAAATATTGATAACATCTTAATTAA GATCAAATATGACGATGGACCGATAGATACTTCCATCATAAACGTGATAATGGACACAGCTGACGTGGGTAACATAGACCTGGGCGCTGCATCATTTGTTGAAGAATGTCGTTGTCCAGCTG GCTACACGGGTCTCTCCTGTGAAAATTGCGCATCTGGCTTTGCGAGACGAAATAGTGGCCCATGGCTAGGGCAGTGCTACGAAGAAAGGCTATCGATCTGTCCACCTGGCACCTACGGTGACCCATCAAGAAACATCCCATGCCAGACTTGCCCCTGCCCGCTAACTTCGGCATCTAATCA GTTCGCTCGAACCTGTCACCTCGACTCGGACGGACAACCGACCTGTGATTGTGCCCAAGGATACCTTGGACGTAGATGCGAACAGTGTGCTCCTGGATATCAGGGCAACCCCTCCACCGCTGGTGACAAATGCGTGAAAGTCAGTGAATGTGACCCTAATGGCAGCATCAGCCCGTATGTGAACCCTGTAACCGGACAATGTGACTGCAAG TCGTCTGCAACTGGTCGTACCTGCAACAAATGCAAGGCCAACACGTTCAACTTGGCCGCCAAAAACGAATTTGGATGCACTAGTTGCTTCTGTATGGGCATCACTGAAAAATGTACTTCTTCGAACTTTTACAGAAGCGAA ATCCGCGCAGAGTTTACCAGCTCCATCCGTGATTTCTCTTTAGTCGAATCGCCACGAGATGGTAATCAGCCATCGCCAATTGTCGATGGCATCCGGCTGAATACCATACGCCGAGAAATCGTGTACAACTCTTTTCCCAACAGTGGCAATTACGAAGTTTACTATTGGCAATTACCTAGCGACTTCTTGGGTGACCAGCTCGGCTCCTACGGCGGTAACCTCGTGTACACAGTGAGATATGTTCCGTCCCCAGGGGGTGGAAGATCCAGAAACAATGCTGCCGATGTTGAACTGATCAGC TCAAACGATATCGAACTTCGATACTATTCTGCAGCACAAGTAGAGCCGAACGATTCCGTGAAATTCACGGTACCGATACATGAGAAACATTGGCAGCGAATCGACGGAACTACCATTAATCGAGAGAGTCTTCTTATGGCTTTAGCTGACGTACAGGCAATCCGTATTAAGGCAACGTATACCACACATACCGATGAAGCTGC ACTCTCTTCGGTGTCTCTGGATACCGCGGTAGGCATAAACAACGGCAGAGAACGCGCGGTTGAAGTTGAACAGTGTAGCTGCCCCGTCGGATACAAAGGCTTATCTTGCGAGGACTGCGACGTCGGGTACACCAGAGCTGATGAGGGATTGTATCTTGGCTTGTGCGAGCCCTGCGAATGTTACGGACATGCAACCCAGTGCCATCCGGAAACCGGAGTCTGCGAg TATTGTCGCGATCATACAACCGGACAAAAATGCGAATCCTGCGAATTTGGGTACGAAGGTGACCCAACTCGAGGAACTCCTGAAGATTGTCAGCTACGAGACTTACCCTCCAGAAACTCAACAAAGTGTAACCCGGCCGGATCTCTCGGGACCAATTCTTACATCGAACAGTGTCCGTGTAAACCTAACGTCGTGGGTCGTGAATGTGATCGCTGCCGTGCATCGACCTTCGGACTATCCGCCGGTAACCCAGATGGTTGCAATGAATGTTTCTGTAGCGGAGTTTCCCAGGAGTGTCACGAAAGCTCCCTTTATGTCATTCAGAAGCCAACCCTTATTCTCGATTCCAATCATGGCTTTACTCTCACAGACAc CGGACGAAGCCAAGTGATAACGGAAGGATTCGACATTCAAACTGCTACAAATGAGATCGGTTACCGTTATCCGGACACTCGGAGCCAGAGACTTTTCTGGTCATTGCCATCTTTCATAACGGGTAACCAGATAAAGAGCTATGGTGGGAATTTAAATTTGACCCAGCGAATCGCTACCCGTGCCGGCGCACAGATCGATAAAGATCAAGATATTGTTCTTATCGGCAATAGCATAACTCTCTTCTGGGTCAATCCTGAAGAAATCCAATCAGATTACTCGCTG ACATACAGCGTGCCATTAGTTGAATCAGCATGGAAACGACTGACGAAGGATGGTCCGCGTAGCGCGTCTCGTGTGGATCTCATGACCGTCCTTGCAAACTTGGAAGCTATTCTGGTCCGTGCAACGCACAGTCAGGAAATGATTGCAACTTATATCAGCGATGTCAGTCTTGACACGGCTGTGCAACACGTGCCAACCAACAGACGCGCTACTCAAGTCGAAGTCTGCCGATGCCCGTCGGGATACACGGGAAGTTCCTGCGAAACCTGCGCCCATGGATATTATAGGAACGAGTACGACAGATCCCGCAGTATCCTAGGATCCTGCAATCTTTGCCCGTGCAATGGAAACGAACAAAGCTGCGAACTCGACGGATACGATAATGTCAAATGTCACTGCTCGCCGCAATTCAGTGGACCATACTGCCAATACGACT TCCCAGACACCACCACGATCACACCTCCGCCGCCTAATCCGCCGAGAATCATCGTCACGATCCGTCAGACAGGTCTTGAAATCGTCGAGGCCGGCACGACAGTCAGATATTACTGTTCCGGAAGGTCAGAGGACAGC GACACAATCGACATCCAGTGGCAGAAGGAGGATGGTGAACTGCCGCCTGGTCGAAGCTACGACGACGCTCGTGGTCTTCTTATTATCAGAGATGTCAAGATCTCCGACAGCGGTGTATACGTTTGCCAAGTCAGCGACGGAATCAATGTCGCCGTCGAAACCGTGTCTCTGACTGTTGAAG GTAACGTAGGTTCGAAGCCAACAATAGCAATCAAGCCAAGTTACTTGACGGTCGAAGAAGGGAATCCCGCCGAATTCCATTGTGATTCATCGGGTGTTCCACAGCCCGAAGTATCGTGGATTCGTGTCCGAGGTGAAATGAATCCCAGCGCAACCTTTGAAAATGGTATTTGGAGACTACCCTCCGCCAGGAAAAGCGACGAAGATGAATACAAGTGTATCGCGCGAAATAGTGCCGGTACCACCGAACAACGAACGATTCTCTACATCACTG AACGCCGTGAGCCACCACCAGACAGACCAATTATTGACCCTATCGAATGGGTAGGTGGCCCCACTGAACCTGTCCAACTTGTGTGCACCGCATCGCTTGATGCCACAATCACTTGGACCAGGGCCGGAAACCTACCATTGCCACCTTCTGCTACCGAACGAGGGGGAGTTTTGACAATTTACAATCCTAGTCCTTCCGACTCCGGCATATACGTGTGCACGGCAACCAGCTTCCAAGGAGTAACGACTACCAACAACGCGAGAATATCAATCCAATCATCGACCGGACCTCCAGCCGTCACAATTGAACCAGCAAGGCAGACCGTTTTCCAAGGAACAGTAGCTGAAGTCAAATGTGTCGTGACGGGCAACCCTGCACCTTCTGTTACATGGACAAAACGCGGAGAACCTCTTGGTGCTCATATTCAAATTGTCGGAAGTACGCTCAGGATCCTCGAACCGAAAGTTTCGGATCGAGGAATTTACGTCTGCCAAGCTACCAACAGTGGCGGAAGTTCGCAGGGCAGCGCTGTGATTGAAATAGAAC CTCGAGAGGCGCCAGTCATAGCCCTGTACCCGGAGAAGAGGCAACGCGTTCTCGTCGGCGGGTCAGCGATGTTCGCATGCCGTGCTGAAAAGGGAATCCCAACACCAGAGCTCATCTGGGCTCGAGAGGATGGCAGACCGTTCAGCTCGAACGTAGAGCAGCTATCTTCTGGCGTGCTGAGATTCAGCAACGTTACTCTGGATGACGGCGGAAGCTTCACTTGTACAGCATCAAACGCGGTCGGATCGACCTCTACAATTGCCGTCCTCGAAATTAACTCACAACCAGTAATCACAATCACACCATCTAACCGAACTCCTCTGATAATCGGAGTTGGCCAGAGAGTGCGGTTCACCTGCAGCGCTACTGGCCAGCCACCGCCCACAGTCGTATGGAACAAGGGCCCCGGATA TCCAGGCATTAGCAGAACCCGCTCGTACGACGCTGTCCATGAAATAAGCTCAGTCTCCTTCGAAGATGAGGGTATCTACACGTGCACTGCGTCAAATGGCGAGGGCGTAGCCGAAGAACGCATCGAGCTTATTGTAAAAGATAATGAAATAGTCCCACCGTCACCTAGCCCG AGTGGCCCTGTAGTGGAGATTCCCAGCGAGACAATGAGGATTCCTGTTGGGGGACGAGCTGAGATACGCTGTCAGATATTCAACGGTGACCGGAAGCTTTATCTTGACTGGAAGAGGAGTGATGGCGGAAGTTTGCCAGAAGGAAGCAGCGTGCGCGACGGCACTCTGTCTATACCTCTTGTGACGAGTAGAGCGGCTGGAGAATACGTCTGCCAAGGGACGAGCACCACCGGAAGTATCGAATTCCAAGCGAAGACTTATTTAGAAATCATAA CTCCACCAAGAATCCTGTTGGAGCCGATCCGACAGACCGTGAGGCCAGGTGACAGCCCATTCGTGAATTGTAGCGCTATAGGAGATCAGCCCATCACTGTTAGGTGGCAAGTCAGTCAACAGGGTCTTTCTAACCGAGTCAGTCAGACCGACGGAGTCCTCCAATTCCACGGTATCACCTTTGAAGATGCTGGAAAATATGTCTGCACAGCAACAAATCATGCTGGAAGTGCCGAAGCGGTCGCCGAAGTTTCAGTCACTTCAG AGTACGGGCCTCCTGTCACCAGTACCCAGCGAGACGTTTCCGCATTCGTTGGCAATAGCGTACGGCTCGATTGTCCCCcattccagagtcgatcaCTTGTCGAATGGAGTAGGGAAGGATCAGATCTCCCGGCCAACTCGTACAAACGCGATAATTATCTGGAAATGCCTCAAGTTAGGGCGGAAGATAGCGGAAGATATATATGTCGGGTCACCGATGCTTATGGAGTAAGAAGCGAAAATTACGTCAATTTACGAGTCGAAT TGTACGGAGCGTTGTGCAGCGATACCGAAATCCAATGCAGAAGCAACGAATGCATTGACAAGCACTATCTCTGCGACGGCTTGATCGACTGCATGGACGGGAGCGACGAGCGATTCTGCAATAACAGACAATATCGTCACTATCCACCATGGCAACGCG CTCGAGCACCACAGATTTCCCTCCGCATACGAGCTAGTAGTGAGCTCGTCAACATCGGAGATACCGTCAATTTACGGTGTGAAAGCTCCGGCGGTCAAGACGTGCGCTTCCGATGGATCCGACCCACGTATTCATCACTGCCACCAAATGCAAGAGCGGTTGGACCTGTGCTGAGACTTGAGAATGTTGTTCGAGGTGACAGTGGAGTATATCGTTGTATAGCCGAAACGCGAGAAACGAGCGCCGAACAGGACTACAATCTCATAATTCAAG GTGGGAACAACGATTCACCAGCTGTAGAAACGACAGCTGTGCCGTATGGAGCGGGATTCTCGATGGATTGCAAGGGTGACATAGAACCACCGGTTGCATTCGAGTGGGCTAAACTTGGAGGTATTTTGCCGAACGAAAGTAGAAAACAGAAT AATCACCTTACACTGGTGAACGTGAAAGCCGAAGATGCGGGCACGTACATCTGCACCGCGAGCAACGGCCAAACGAGCGTGGAAATACTGCAAATCCTGGTTGTGACTGGCGTGGTGCCGTACTTCAATCAAGCCCCCGAGAGTTACATATCTTTCCGGCCCCTGCAAGAAGCCATGCTTAAATTCGATATCGAAGTATCGTTCAAGCCTGAAATGTACGACGGTATTATTCTCTACAATGCTGAGAAGAGCGACGGCGGTGGAGACTTCATTGCTCTTTCTCTCGTCGGAGGATATCCGGAATTCAG GTTCAACCTTGGATCTCGTCCAGCCGTTATCCGAGCACGGAATCCTGTCACTTTAGGAAAATGGCACACAATCAAGCTCTATCGTAGCCGGAAAGAGGGAAGAATGACGATAGTTGGCGATCCTCAAAGCCCCTACTCAGGTACCGCCCCAGGCAGGTTGCAAACGTTGGATTTGATGGAGCCGCTGTACGTAGGAGGTGTTCCCGACTACCAAAGGGTTGACTCGGAAGCAACGGTATCCGACGGCTTTGTGGGTTGCATCAGTAGACTGGTCATCGGATCAAAGGAAATCAATTTGATCACCGACCAGTTGGAAAGCGTCGGCACTACTACCTGCGAAACTTGTGTCGAAAATTCGTGCAGCAATAGAGGAGTTTGTCAGGAAGCCGCTACCGAAGAAGGATACAGGTGCCTCTGCCCTGCAGGATACAGCGGAAACCTCTGCGACATTGTTGGACAGGCATGTTATCCAG GGGCCTGCGGTGAAGGTACATGCAACGATATAGGCGACGGTTTCACTTGTGACTGTCCAATTGGCAGGGGTGGTCACAAATGCGAATTAGACGTGAGCGTTGACGAGCCAGCGTTCTTGGATAGCAATGCATACTTAGCGTACCGAACGCCCAAGGCATTACGCAA GATTAAACTAGCTATGACATTTAAACCATCGGACTCGGGCGACGGAATTCTGATGTACTGTGCTCAGAACAACGAAGGTTTGGGCGACTTTGTAGCTCTCGTAATAAAGGACAGACACGTAGAGTTGCGATTCGACTTGGGCTCCGGAATGGCGGTGGTAAGATCGAACCACATTGTGCAGCCAGGAATTTGGCTCCACGTGAGGGCGAGCAGAGACTTCAAAGAAGGGAAACTGTCCGTCAACGGAGAGGCCCAAGTCGAGGGAAGGTCGCCAGGTTCTTCGAAAACCATGAACCTCGACACTCTCTTGTACATCGGAGGGGTGAACAGCCGCAGGGTTGCGGTAAACAGGAACGTGGGAATCGACAAGAACTTCCGAGGCTGCATAAGCAAG TTCGACATCGCGGGGCAGAACATCGACATTCTCAAGTCAGTCGTCGAATCGTCCAACATCCGAGATTGCAtgggaaaatattcaaatcatACCGATTTCCCGCCGTACGAAACAACACCGACTCCCACAAGGCCGCCAACCTCGCCGTCAACGACGCAGTTCGATCCCTGCGTCTCGAATCCGTGCGTTCACGGAGACTGCCAACAGACGGAGACCCTCGACTATTCCTGCGTTTGCGAATACGGATACGTTGGCAGAAACTGCGAGAACGTTTTGAAGCAGTGCGAATTGCTGAACCCCTGCAAAAACGCTGGAACGTGCACCGATCTTCACGGGGGTTACAAATGCGACTGCCGGCTCGGTTTCAACGGACTCCAATGCGAAATTC CCGTTGAAATAGCATCGGACGTGGCTTTCCGCGGCGATGGCTGGCTCGAACTCGAGAGGTCGGTGATGACCCACGAAGAAGAGAAGGAAGTCCTGGGATTCGAAATCTCCACGAACAAAAGCACCGGCCTGATCATGTGGCACGGACAGACGCCGGCGGATCTCAGGCCCGATGATTACATATCGCTTGCTGTCGTCGACGG ATACGTCGAGTACCAGTACGACCTTGGATCGGGACCCGCGAAGATCAGGGTGACGGCCCAGCGGGTGGACGACGGGGAACGTCACAGGATCGTCCTGAAGCGTCAGGGAAGCGAGGGCAGCATCGAGCTGAACGGAGAGCATACCGAAAGCGGGGGGAGCGACGGTCTTCAGCAACTCCTCAACGCCAGAGGCAGCGTTTACCTCGGCGGTCTGCCGGACTACGCGATGAGTTACGGCCGGTACCAGGACGGGTTTTCCGGGTGCATCTACACCCTCGAGGTCCAGGACTCGGGGGCGATATACATCGGCGACGTGGCGATCAGAGGAAGGAACGTTTACCCGTGTACCAG CGATCCCGACAGCGTTCCGAAAAGAGGTGATATCTAA